GGCCATGGCGTCGCGAATTCGCTTGAGTACCAGCGGGCTACGCAGGCGTCCATCGCGATCGAGGGCTTCGATTTCCTCGAGCGTCAGCCAGTGTATGGCGAGAATGCCGCGGTCAAGGTCATGGCCGAGATGGGCCAATGCCATGCCAAAGAAGGCGTGGCTATGGAAGGTCTTGCCGTCCGATGACTCATATACGTACATGCCCAGATAATCGGTGATGCCGACTCGCCAGGCGGTTTCTTCGGCAACCTCGCGTAGAGCGCCATCGCGGATGCGCTCGCCCGGCTCGAGATGACCAGCGGGCTGGTTGAACAGCGTGTGTGGTGCGCCACGATCCTCTTCCACCAACAGGAAGCGCCCGGCACGTTCCACCACAGTTGCCACGGTCACATAGGGGGTCCAGCGCGTCATTGACGTCTCCTCGAACGGGCACTCTGAGGGCCCTTTCCTTGTATTGGTCTCTGCACGGGAGCGTGCAGCGTCTGGCATTGCCACTGGCCGGGGCCGATTCCATCGAGGCGCCAACTACCGATGGCCACCCTTACGAGGCGCAGTGTCGGGTGCCCGATATGCGCTGTCATGCGTCGTACCTGACGATTACGGCCTTCACTGATGGTCAGCTCCAACCAGCAGGTGTCCGGGTGGCGCTTGTCGCAGAGTGGTGGCTGACGTTCTGCCAGACCGCTTCTTTCAATACGCCGTACCCTGGCCGGTAGTGTCAGCCCATCCTTGAGCGTGATGCCTTTGCGCAGGGCCTGCAAGGCCGCTTCATCTGGCTGTCCTTCCACCTGAACTCGATACGTCTTGGGTTGCTTGTGGCGAGGGTGGCTGATGCGATGAATCAGCTCTCCGTCATCACTGAGAACCAGTAGTCCTTCGGAATCGTAGTCGAGGCGACCGGCAGGATATATCCCGGGGACATCAATGATGTCAGCCAGGGTGGCTCGGCCCTCTGCATCCGTGAACTGTGACAGCATGCGGTAGGGTTTGTGCAGTAGATATATTCGACTCATGTGGTTTGGAATGCTGTTCAGGGGTGATGGAAGTGCTGGGTTAACCGTCTTTATTGGGGTAATTATATGGTGAAAAAGGAATTTTATCCTCTGATAGCGCCAGTGATATCGAAGCTGGCCGGCGCCTCGATCTTGCCGGGGACGGGCGAAAGCGGAAGATTGTCGACAAACTCTACTCGGGCCCTGGGGGGAGTGCTATACTCCGCCCTCCACTGACACAGACCAGACAGGGGAGTTCTCCATGGGTTACCAGAAGATTGTCGTTCCTGAGAGCGGCGAAAAGATTACTGCCAACGCCGACAACACCCTGAATGTACCGAATAATCCGATCATCCCGTTCATCGAGGGTGATGGTATCGGTATCGACGTGACTCCGGCGATGAAGATTGCCATTGATGCTGCGGTTCAGAAGGCCTACAACGGCGAGCGCAAGATCCACTGGATGGAAGTCTACGCTGGTGAAAAGGCCACTCAGGTTTATGACGCTGACACCTGGCTGCCGGAAGAGACCCTCGAAGCGGTCAAGGACTACATCGTTTCCATCAAGGGGCCGCTGACGACTCCGGTGGGTGGCGGCATTCGCTCACTCAACGTTGCTCTGCGTCAGAAGCTCGACCTCTATGTCTGTCAGCGCCCGGTGCGTTGGTTCGAAGGCGTGCCGAGCCCGGTCAAGAAGCCTGGCGACGTGGATATGGTCATCTTCCGCGAGAACTCCGAGGATATCTATGCCGGTATCGAGTGGAAGGCTGGTACCCCGGAAGCCGACAAGGTCATCAAGTTCCTGCGTGAGGAAATGGGTGTAACCAACATCCGCTTCCCGGAAAACTGCGGTATCGGCGTCAAGCCGGTTTCCGTTGAGGGCACCAGGCGCCTGGTCCGTCAGGCCCTGCAGTATTGCGTCGACAACGACCGCGAGTCGCTGACGCTGGTGCACAAGGGCAACATCATGAAGTTCACCGAAGGTTCCTTCAAGGACTGGGGCTACGAGCT
This Halomonas huangheensis DNA region includes the following protein-coding sequences:
- a CDS encoding NUDIX domain-containing protein, whose protein sequence is MTRWTPYVTVATVVERAGRFLLVEEDRGAPHTLFNQPAGHLEPGERIRDGALREVAEETAWRVGITDYLGMYVYESSDGKTFHSHAFFGMALAHLGHDLDRGILAIHWLTLEEIEALDRDGRLRSPLVLKRIRDAMANKFYPMEVLHER
- a CDS encoding pseudouridine synthase, with protein sequence MSRIYLLHKPYRMLSQFTDAEGRATLADIIDVPGIYPAGRLDYDSEGLLVLSDDGELIHRISHPRHKQPKTYRVQVEGQPDEAALQALRKGITLKDGLTLPARVRRIERSGLAERQPPLCDKRHPDTCWLELTISEGRNRQVRRMTAHIGHPTLRLVRVAIGSWRLDGIGPGQWQCQTLHAPVQRPIQGKGPQSARSRRRQ
- the icd gene encoding NADP-dependent isocitrate dehydrogenase, yielding MGYQKIVVPESGEKITANADNTLNVPNNPIIPFIEGDGIGIDVTPAMKIAIDAAVQKAYNGERKIHWMEVYAGEKATQVYDADTWLPEETLEAVKDYIVSIKGPLTTPVGGGIRSLNVALRQKLDLYVCQRPVRWFEGVPSPVKKPGDVDMVIFRENSEDIYAGIEWKAGTPEADKVIKFLREEMGVTNIRFPENCGIGVKPVSVEGTRRLVRQALQYCVDNDRESLTLVHKGNIMKFTEGSFKDWGYELAKEEFGAELLDGGPWMTFKNPKNGKDIVVKDVIADAMLQQILLRPAEYDVIATLNLNGDYLSDALAAEVGGIGIAPGANLSDTVAMFEATHGTAPKYAGQDKVNPGSLILSAEMMLRHMGWVEAADLVIKGTEKAISKGEVTYDFHRLMNDAKLLKCSEFGQAIADNM